A region of Streptomyces sp. TG1A-60 DNA encodes the following proteins:
- a CDS encoding citrate:proton symporter yields MLTILGFAMIATFLVLIMMKKMSPIAALVLIPALFCVFVGKGAHLGDYVIEGVGNLAPTAAMLMFAIVYFGLMIDVGLFDPIVRGILKFCRADPLRIVVGTALLAAIVSLDGDGSTTFMITVSAMYPLYKRLKMSLVVMTGVAATANGVMNTLPWGGPTARAATALKLDAGEIFVPMIPALLVGLLFVFILAYGLGLRERKRLGVLSLDEALEQERIVKDQGTTGSEEAVLVGAGASSSAAVGSGDDEVRTAKATGGAGSGTDADAEDDEADDVRLQGLDPDRPTLRPKLYWFNALLTVTLLTAMIMQWLPIPVLFLLGAALALTVNFPHIPTQRERLAAHADNVLNVSGMVFAAAVFTGVLQGTGMVDSMAQWIVDGIPSGMGPHMALVTGFLSLPLTYFMSNDGFYFGVLPVLAEAGAAHGVSPLEIARASLVGQPLHMSSPLVPAVYVLVGMARVEFGDHTKFVVKWAAATSLVILGTGILFGII; encoded by the coding sequence ATGTTGACCATCCTCGGCTTCGCCATGATCGCGACCTTCCTGGTCCTGATCATGATGAAGAAGATGTCGCCGATCGCGGCGCTCGTGCTGATCCCGGCACTCTTCTGCGTGTTCGTCGGAAAGGGAGCCCATCTCGGCGACTACGTCATCGAGGGGGTGGGCAACCTCGCGCCCACCGCGGCGATGCTGATGTTCGCCATCGTCTACTTCGGCCTCATGATCGACGTCGGCCTCTTCGACCCGATCGTCCGAGGCATCCTGAAGTTCTGCAGGGCCGACCCGCTGCGCATCGTCGTCGGCACGGCGCTGCTCGCCGCGATCGTCTCGCTGGACGGTGACGGCTCGACCACCTTCATGATCACGGTCTCGGCGATGTACCCGCTGTACAAGCGCCTGAAGATGAGCCTGGTCGTGATGACCGGGGTCGCCGCCACCGCCAACGGCGTGATGAACACGCTGCCCTGGGGCGGCCCGACCGCCCGCGCCGCCACCGCGCTCAAGCTCGACGCCGGCGAGATCTTCGTCCCGATGATCCCGGCGCTCCTTGTCGGCCTGCTCTTCGTCTTCATCCTCGCCTACGGCCTCGGCCTGCGGGAGCGCAAGCGCCTCGGGGTGCTGAGCCTCGACGAGGCGCTGGAGCAGGAGAGGATCGTCAAGGACCAGGGGACGACCGGGTCCGAGGAGGCCGTGCTGGTCGGCGCGGGCGCCTCGTCCTCCGCCGCCGTCGGCTCCGGCGACGACGAGGTCCGTACGGCGAAGGCCACCGGCGGCGCGGGCTCCGGCACCGACGCCGACGCCGAGGACGACGAGGCGGACGACGTACGCCTCCAGGGCCTCGACCCCGACCGTCCGACGCTGCGCCCCAAGCTGTACTGGTTCAACGCGCTGCTCACGGTCACGCTGCTGACCGCCATGATCATGCAGTGGCTGCCGATCCCGGTGCTCTTCCTGCTCGGCGCCGCGCTCGCACTGACGGTCAACTTCCCCCACATCCCCACCCAGAGGGAACGGCTCGCCGCCCACGCCGACAACGTCCTGAACGTCTCGGGCATGGTCTTCGCCGCCGCCGTCTTCACCGGCGTCCTCCAGGGCACCGGCATGGTCGACTCGATGGCCCAGTGGATCGTCGACGGCATCCCGTCCGGCATGGGCCCGCACATGGCCCTCGTCACCGGTTTCCTGAGCCTGCCGCTCACCTACTTCATGTCCAACGACGGCTTCTACTTCGGCGTCCTGCCGGTCCTCGCCGAGGCCGGTGCCGCGCACGGTGTCTCGCCGCTGGAGATCGCCCGCGCCTCGCTCGTCGGCCAGCCGCTGCACATGTCGAGCCCGCTGGTGCCGGCCGTGTACGTGCTGGTGGGCATGGCGAGGGTCGAGTTCGGCGACCACACGAAGTTCGTGGTGAAGTGGGCGGCGGCGACCTCGCTGGTCATCCTCGGCACGGGCATCCTGTTCGGCATCATCTGA
- a CDS encoding MFS transporter → MRPGRNRGWLLRLVIAFSFAQGAVSMARPAVSYRALALGADERAVGVIAGVYALLPLFAAVPLGRRTDQGRCAPLLPVGVVLIAGGCALSGLANSLVAMAVWSGVMGLGHLFFVIGAQSLVARQSAPHEHDRNFGHFTIGASLGQLVGPVAAGALIGGPDMARTSALALVVAGAGAAVAFTSLWRTERPVEPKSGTAQGERVPVHRILRTRGVPGGIFISLAVLSATDILTAYLPVVGEDRGIAPSVIGVLLSLRAAATIVCRLVMTPMLRLLGRTALLTVTCVLGAVLCAGIALPVPVWVLALMLAALGFCLGAGQPLSMTTVVQAAPEDARSTALALRLTGNRLGQAGAPAAAGLIAGVAGVAAPFVMLGALLLVSSGIALRSPAEPERGRDGEEAGAGEDARSGASMSR, encoded by the coding sequence GTGAGGCCCGGTAGGAACCGCGGCTGGCTGCTCCGCCTCGTCATCGCCTTCAGCTTCGCGCAGGGGGCGGTGTCGATGGCCCGGCCCGCCGTGTCCTACCGGGCCCTCGCGCTGGGTGCCGACGAGCGGGCGGTCGGCGTGATCGCGGGGGTCTACGCCCTGCTCCCGCTGTTCGCCGCCGTCCCGCTCGGCCGCCGGACCGACCAGGGGCGGTGCGCACCGCTGCTGCCCGTGGGTGTCGTCCTCATCGCCGGCGGCTGTGCGCTGAGCGGCCTGGCGAACTCGCTGGTGGCGATGGCCGTGTGGAGCGGCGTGATGGGCCTCGGCCACCTGTTCTTCGTCATCGGCGCACAGTCCCTGGTCGCCCGCCAGTCCGCCCCGCACGAACACGACCGCAACTTCGGCCACTTCACCATCGGCGCCTCCCTCGGGCAGTTGGTCGGCCCGGTCGCCGCGGGCGCCCTGATCGGCGGCCCGGACATGGCCCGTACGAGCGCCCTGGCGCTGGTCGTTGCGGGCGCGGGGGCGGCGGTCGCGTTCACGTCGCTGTGGCGGACAGAGCGCCCCGTCGAACCCAAGTCCGGTACGGCACAGGGCGAGCGGGTGCCCGTGCACCGCATCCTGCGCACCCGGGGAGTGCCCGGCGGCATCTTCATCAGCCTCGCCGTGCTGTCGGCGACCGACATCCTCACCGCCTATCTGCCGGTGGTCGGTGAGGACCGGGGCATCGCGCCCTCGGTGATCGGGGTCCTGCTGAGTCTGCGCGCGGCGGCGACCATCGTGTGCCGACTGGTGATGACGCCGATGCTGCGGCTGCTCGGCCGGACCGCGCTGCTCACCGTCACCTGTGTGCTGGGGGCCGTGCTGTGCGCCGGCATCGCGCTGCCGGTCCCGGTGTGGGTGTTGGCCCTGATGCTCGCCGCCCTCGGGTTCTGTCTGGGGGCCGGGCAGCCGCTGTCCATGACGACGGTGGTGCAGGCCGCGCCGGAGGACGCCCGCTCCACCGCCCTCGCGTTGCGGCTGACCGGCAACCGGCTGGGGCAGGCCGGGGCGCCCGCAGCCGCGGGACTGATCGCCGGTGTCGCGGGTGTGGCCGCGCCGTTCGTGATGCTCGGCGCGCTGCTGCTGGTGTCGTCGGGGATCGCCCTGCGGTCACCGGCGGAGCCGGAGCGGGGGAGGGACGGGGAGGAGGCGGGCGCGGGGGAGGACGCACGGTCCGGTGCGTCCATGAGCCGGTAG
- a CDS encoding class F sortase, which produces MVRRRRRPRPWYRTRAYRLTRTVVVTFALVAGGVHWARDGEGLGRAEAGTAWADAGSRGAGAPRDPASPSFTPAPPDAPSRAASPGTTPDERSGRAERVSPRPTEPTRPAPAEPARPTPTKPRLTEPTRSAPGAPTARAPTEPVRPAPTGRPAAPKRPVQPRTLPPSPARTVTIRYLGIKAPVIGLRLDSRRRLPAPPDDKPTLVGWYSEGPAPGGPGTAVVVGHRDTRTGPAVFASLEMIKPGRVVEVRRTDGRTAVYTVDAVKTYEKARFPDKEVYGHRDRPELRLITCGGTYDRRTGYASNVVVFAHLTATRGPARTT; this is translated from the coding sequence ATGGTACGGCGTAGACGCCGGCCGAGGCCCTGGTACCGGACGCGCGCCTACCGCCTGACGCGGACGGTCGTGGTGACCTTCGCGCTGGTGGCGGGCGGCGTCCATTGGGCGCGGGACGGCGAGGGGTTGGGACGGGCCGAGGCCGGCACCGCATGGGCCGACGCTGGGTCGCGTGGTGCGGGGGCACCGCGCGACCCAGCGTCCCCGTCCTTCACGCCCGCGCCCCCCGACGCACCTTCCCGCGCCGCGTCCCCGGGAACGACACCCGACGAGCGGAGCGGGCGGGCCGAGCGGGTGAGTCCGAGGCCCACCGAGCCGACGCGGCCCGCCCCCGCCGAACCCGCGAGACCGACGCCCACCAAGCCGCGCCTCACGGAGCCCACGAGATCGGCGCCCGGCGCCCCCACCGCTCGGGCGCCCACCGAGCCCGTGCGGCCCGCCCCCACCGGCAGGCCGGCCGCGCCGAAGAGGCCTGTCCAGCCCCGTACGCTGCCGCCCTCCCCGGCGAGGACCGTCACCATCCGGTACCTCGGTATCAAGGCCCCGGTGATCGGGCTCCGCCTCGACAGCCGGCGGAGGCTGCCCGCGCCTCCGGACGACAAACCCACGCTGGTCGGCTGGTACTCGGAGGGGCCCGCGCCCGGCGGCCCCGGCACCGCGGTCGTCGTCGGCCACCGGGACACCCGGACGGGTCCCGCCGTCTTCGCCTCGCTGGAGATGATCAAGCCCGGCCGTGTCGTGGAGGTCCGGCGGACCGACGGCCGCACCGCCGTCTACACCGTGGACGCCGTGAAGACGTACGAGAAGGCGCGCTTCCCCGACAAGGAGGTGTACGGCCACCGCGACCGCCCCGAGCTGCGTCTGATCACCTGCGGCGGCACGTACGACCGGCGCACGGGCTACGCGAGCAACGTCGTCGTCTTCGCGCACCTCACCGCCACCCGGGGACCCGCGCGCACGACGTGA
- a CDS encoding aldehyde dehydrogenase family protein — MKAHDGMYIGGTWRPAAGSDTIEVVNPADEQVIDRVPAGTAEDVDDAVRAARAALPGWAATPPAERGALIGALRDSLAARREEIAETVTAELGSPLPFSRKVHADLPVAVAGSYAGLAAEHAFEEKVGNSTVHHEPVGVVGAITPWNYPLHQIVAKVAPALAAGCTVVLKPAEDTPLTAQLFAEAVHEAGVPAGVFNLVTGLGTVAGQALVEHSGVDLVSFTGSTAVGRRIAATAGAAVKKVALELGGKSANVILPSADLARAVGVGVANVMSNSGQTCSAWTRMLVHTSQYDEAVELAAQAAAKYGDRIGPLVNAKQRGRVRSYIEKGVAEGARLVAGGAESPREQGYFVSPTVFADVTPEMTIAQEEIFGPVLSVLRYEDEADALRIANGTVYGLAGAVWAGDESEAVAFARRMDTGQVDINGGRFNPLAPFGGYKQSGVGRELGAHGLAEYLQTKSLQF; from the coding sequence ATGAAGGCACACGACGGCATGTACATCGGCGGTACCTGGCGGCCCGCCGCCGGATCCGACACGATCGAGGTCGTGAACCCGGCCGACGAGCAGGTGATCGACCGCGTCCCGGCGGGTACCGCCGAGGACGTCGACGACGCCGTACGTGCCGCCCGAGCCGCCCTCCCCGGCTGGGCCGCGACCCCGCCCGCCGAGCGGGGCGCGCTCATCGGCGCGCTGCGCGACTCGCTGGCCGCGCGCCGGGAGGAGATCGCCGAGACGGTGACGGCGGAGCTCGGCTCGCCGCTGCCGTTCTCCCGGAAGGTGCACGCGGACCTGCCGGTCGCGGTCGCCGGTTCGTACGCCGGACTGGCCGCGGAGCACGCCTTCGAGGAGAAGGTCGGCAACTCGACGGTCCACCACGAGCCCGTCGGCGTGGTCGGCGCGATCACCCCCTGGAACTACCCGCTCCACCAGATCGTCGCAAAGGTCGCCCCCGCCCTCGCCGCGGGCTGCACGGTCGTGCTGAAGCCCGCCGAGGACACCCCGCTGACCGCCCAGCTCTTCGCGGAGGCCGTCCACGAGGCGGGCGTACCCGCCGGGGTGTTCAACCTGGTCACCGGGCTCGGCACGGTCGCCGGGCAGGCGCTCGTCGAGCACTCCGGCGTCGACCTGGTGTCCTTCACCGGCTCCACGGCGGTGGGCCGGCGCATCGCCGCGACCGCCGGGGCCGCCGTCAAGAAGGTGGCGCTGGAACTCGGCGGCAAGTCCGCCAACGTGATCCTCCCGAGCGCCGACCTGGCCAGGGCGGTGGGTGTCGGCGTCGCCAACGTCATGTCCAACTCCGGCCAGACGTGCAGCGCCTGGACCCGCATGCTGGTCCACACCTCCCAGTACGACGAGGCCGTCGAGCTGGCCGCCCAGGCCGCCGCGAAGTACGGCGACCGCATCGGCCCGCTGGTCAACGCCAAGCAGCGGGGGCGGGTGCGGAGCTACATCGAGAAGGGCGTGGCCGAGGGTGCCCGTCTGGTCGCCGGCGGCGCCGAATCCCCGCGCGAACAGGGTTACTTCGTCAGCCCCACGGTCTTCGCCGACGTCACCCCCGAGATGACCATCGCCCAGGAGGAGATCTTCGGCCCGGTCCTGTCCGTCCTCCGCTACGAGGACGAGGCCGACGCCCTGCGGATCGCCAACGGCACGGTCTACGGGCTGGCCGGTGCGGTCTGGGCCGGCGACGAGTCCGAGGCCGTGGCCTTCGCCCGCCGCATGGACACCGGCCAGGTCGACATCAACGGCGGTCGCTTCAACCCGCTGGCGCCCTTCGGCGGCTACAAGCAGTCGGGAGTGGGCCGCGAACTCGGCGCACACGGGCTGGCGGAGTATCTGCAGACCAAGTCCCTTCAGTTCTGA
- a CDS encoding Zn-dependent alcohol dehydrogenase gives MAVRAAVLPAVGAPLEITEIELPDPGPGQVRVRLAAAGVCHSDLSLSDGTMRVPVPAVLGHEGAGTVLAVGDGVTHVAPGDGVVLNWAPSCGNCHACSLGEVWLCANALLGAGNVYARRAADGADLHPGLNVAAFAEETVVAADCVLPAPDGVPLTDAALLGCAVLTGYGAVHHSAGVRAGETVAVFGVGGIGLAALQAARIAGASRIVAVDVSTAKEELARSAGATEYVLASENTVREIRALTGKQGVDVAVECVGRAATIRAAWESTRRGGRTTVVGIGGKDQQVTFNALEIFHWGRTLSGCVYGNSDPARDLPVLADHIRAGRLDLGALVTERISLDGIPAAFGNMLAGRGGRALVTF, from the coding sequence ATGGCCGTTCGAGCCGCCGTACTGCCCGCCGTCGGTGCCCCGTTGGAGATCACCGAGATCGAGCTGCCGGATCCCGGGCCCGGCCAGGTCCGGGTGCGGCTCGCCGCAGCCGGGGTCTGTCACTCCGACCTGTCGCTGTCCGACGGCACCATGCGGGTGCCGGTGCCCGCGGTGCTCGGCCATGAGGGCGCGGGGACGGTCCTCGCGGTCGGCGACGGTGTCACGCATGTCGCGCCGGGCGACGGTGTCGTCCTCAACTGGGCGCCTTCCTGCGGGAATTGCCATGCCTGCTCGCTGGGCGAGGTGTGGCTGTGCGCGAACGCGCTGCTCGGCGCCGGGAACGTGTACGCCCGGCGCGCCGCCGACGGCGCCGACCTCCACCCCGGTCTGAACGTGGCCGCCTTCGCGGAGGAGACGGTCGTGGCCGCCGACTGTGTGCTCCCCGCCCCGGACGGCGTCCCGCTCACCGACGCGGCCCTGCTCGGCTGCGCGGTCCTCACCGGCTACGGCGCGGTCCACCACTCGGCAGGGGTCCGGGCGGGGGAGACCGTCGCCGTGTTCGGGGTGGGCGGGATCGGGCTGGCGGCGCTCCAGGCGGCGCGGATCGCGGGCGCGTCCCGCATCGTCGCCGTGGACGTCTCCACGGCGAAGGAGGAGCTGGCCCGGTCGGCGGGGGCCACGGAGTATGTGCTCGCCTCCGAGAACACCGTCCGCGAGATCCGCGCGCTGACCGGCAAGCAGGGCGTGGACGTCGCCGTGGAGTGTGTCGGCCGCGCGGCCACCATCCGGGCTGCCTGGGAGTCGACCCGGCGCGGCGGTCGCACCACCGTCGTCGGCATCGGCGGCAAGGACCAGCAGGTCACCTTCAACGCGTTGGAGATCTTCCACTGGGGTCGCACCCTGTCCGGCTGCGTGTACGGGAACTCCGACCCGGCCCGGGACCTGCCTGTCCTCGCCGACCACATCCGCGCGGGGCGTCTGGACCTCGGCGCCCTGGTGACGGAACGGATCTCCCTGGACGGCATCCCGGCGGCCTTCGGCAACATGCTGGCGGGCAGGGGCGGCCGGGCACTGGTGACGTTCTGA
- a CDS encoding MFS transporter — protein sequence MDTAPPSRPQPPAPATTPRPQSHRKVATAAALASAVEWYDYFVFGIAAALVLGDLYFPAGSSSAGVLAAFATFAVGFLARPLGGIVAGHLGDKRGRKPMLVLALTLMGLATTGIGLLPTYETIGIAAPVLLVLLRIAQGVAVGAQWGGAMLLATEYAPEGKRGVYGSFVQLGVPIGVVSANTMFLVMGAATDDAAFTAWGWRVPFLIGLFVLGLAWYIHRHVEETPEFRAAERALAEKEKSEKGSPLRTVLRGHLGTVFLAGGSFAVNTATFYILITGVLDYTTRELDMKRSAVLAVSLCVSLTQLVLIPAAAALSDRVGRIRIYAFGAAGIALWAVPLFLLIDTGSLLWLAVGTFVASCFLSIMYGPQAALFAELFTPEMRYTGASLGYQIAAVLGGGLAPFLMVLLLEATGTSMAVSAYIIVLSVIALVSIKVLAGRASSRAES from the coding sequence ATGGACACCGCTCCCCCCTCCCGCCCCCAGCCGCCCGCACCAGCCACCACCCCCCGCCCCCAGAGCCACCGCAAGGTCGCCACCGCCGCGGCGCTCGCCTCGGCGGTGGAGTGGTACGACTACTTCGTCTTCGGTATAGCGGCGGCCCTCGTCCTGGGCGACCTCTACTTCCCGGCGGGCAGCTCCTCCGCAGGAGTCCTCGCCGCGTTCGCCACCTTCGCCGTCGGCTTCCTCGCCCGCCCCCTCGGCGGCATCGTCGCCGGCCACCTCGGCGACAAACGGGGCCGCAAGCCGATGCTGGTCCTGGCCCTCACCCTGATGGGCCTGGCCACCACCGGCATCGGTCTGCTCCCCACGTACGAGACGATCGGGATCGCCGCTCCGGTCCTGCTCGTCCTCCTCCGCATCGCCCAGGGCGTCGCCGTCGGCGCCCAGTGGGGCGGCGCGATGCTGCTGGCCACCGAGTACGCCCCCGAGGGCAAACGCGGGGTGTACGGCAGTTTCGTCCAACTCGGCGTCCCCATCGGTGTGGTGAGCGCCAACACGATGTTCCTGGTCATGGGCGCCGCCACCGACGACGCGGCGTTCACCGCGTGGGGCTGGCGCGTACCCTTCCTGATCGGCCTGTTCGTCCTCGGGCTCGCCTGGTACATCCACCGTCATGTCGAGGAGACCCCCGAATTCCGGGCGGCGGAACGGGCGTTGGCGGAGAAGGAGAAGAGCGAGAAGGGCTCCCCGCTCAGAACCGTCCTCCGCGGCCACCTGGGCACGGTCTTCCTCGCCGGTGGCTCCTTCGCCGTGAACACCGCGACCTTCTACATCCTCATCACCGGCGTCCTCGACTACACCACCCGCGAACTCGACATGAAACGCAGCGCGGTCCTCGCCGTCTCCCTCTGCGTCAGCCTCACCCAACTGGTGCTGATCCCCGCCGCCGCGGCTCTCTCCGACCGCGTCGGCCGCATCCGGATCTACGCGTTCGGCGCGGCCGGCATCGCCCTGTGGGCCGTCCCGCTCTTCCTGCTCATCGACACCGGCTCCCTGCTGTGGCTGGCCGTCGGCACCTTCGTCGCCAGCTGCTTCCTCAGCATCATGTACGGGCCCCAAGCCGCCCTGTTCGCCGAGCTGTTCACCCCCGAGATGCGTTACACGGGCGCCTCCCTCGGCTACCAGATCGCCGCGGTGCTCGGCGGCGGCCTCGCCCCGTTCCTGATGGTCCTCCTTCTGGAGGCCACCGGCACGTCCATGGCGGTGTCCGCGTACATCATCGTCCTCTCGGTGATCGCCCTCGTCTCCATCAAGGTCCTTGCGGGGAGGGCGAGTTCACGAGCGGAGAGCTAG
- a CDS encoding TetR/AcrR family transcriptional regulator, whose product MARPRKPLLSTDRIVETARALVDAEGLAAASTRRLAAELGVSGPSLYNHFRTMDQILEAVADSVSAQVDLSMFEDGRDWRTALHDWAVSYRAALRDHPNIVPVLARGPGRRPAGLRVADAVFGAMVAAGWPAAQATSIGALMRYFIMGSAIGSFAGGFVDDESAYDPADYPHLGQAHLLAEQQEKVDERAFEVGLRALLDGLASQYEQLRRDGGLQGSLSLTFGPDKRGSCRGRTSG is encoded by the coding sequence ATGGCCCGACCACGCAAGCCCCTGCTGAGCACCGACCGCATCGTGGAGACGGCGCGGGCCCTGGTGGACGCCGAGGGGCTGGCGGCGGCCTCCACGCGGCGGCTCGCCGCCGAGCTGGGCGTGAGCGGGCCGTCCCTCTACAACCACTTCCGCACCATGGACCAGATCCTGGAGGCGGTCGCCGACTCGGTGAGCGCGCAGGTCGATCTGTCGATGTTCGAGGACGGACGGGACTGGCGCACCGCGCTGCACGACTGGGCCGTCTCGTACCGGGCCGCCCTGCGTGACCATCCGAACATCGTGCCCGTCCTCGCGCGCGGGCCCGGACGGCGGCCGGCCGGGCTGCGGGTCGCCGACGCCGTGTTCGGGGCCATGGTCGCGGCGGGGTGGCCGGCGGCCCAGGCCACGTCCATCGGGGCGTTGATGCGGTACTTCATCATGGGGTCCGCGATCGGGTCGTTCGCCGGGGGGTTCGTGGACGACGAGAGCGCCTACGATCCGGCGGACTATCCGCATCTCGGGCAGGCCCATCTGCTGGCCGAGCAGCAGGAGAAGGTGGACGAGCGGGCGTTCGAGGTGGGCTTGCGGGCGTTGCTGGACGGACTGGCCTCGCAGTACGAGCAGCTGCGGCGGGACGGCGGGCTTCAGGGGTCCCTCAGCCTGACGTTCGGCCCCGACAAGAGAGGATCTTGTCGGGGCCGAACGTCAGGCTGA
- a CDS encoding acyl-CoA dehydrogenase family protein: protein MNLELSEEQTAVRRLARDFVEREIAPHVIAWDRAENVDRSIVKKLGEVGFLGLTVDEEYGGSGGDHLAYCLVTEELGRGDSSVRGIVSVSLGLVAKTIAAWGDEDQKRRWLPGLAAGEYVGCFGLTEPGTGSDAGNLAARAVRDGDDYLVSGTKMFITNGTWADVVLLFARSTDAPGHKGISAFLVPTDTPGLTRRPLHGKLGLRGQATAELVLEDVRVPASAMLGPEGKGFTVAMSALAKGRMSVAAGCVGIAQAALDTAVRYATEREQFGKTIARHQLVQELISDIAVDVDAARLLTWRVADLVDRGQPFATEASKAKLFASEAAVRAANNALQIFGGYGYIDEYPAGKLLRDARVMTLYEGTSQIQKLLIGRALTGVSAF from the coding sequence GTGAACCTGGAGCTCAGCGAGGAGCAGACCGCCGTACGCCGGCTCGCGAGGGACTTCGTGGAGCGTGAGATCGCCCCGCACGTCATCGCCTGGGACCGTGCCGAGAACGTCGACCGGTCGATCGTGAAGAAGCTCGGCGAGGTCGGCTTCCTCGGGCTCACCGTCGACGAGGAGTACGGCGGCTCCGGCGGCGACCACCTCGCGTACTGCCTGGTCACCGAGGAACTCGGTCGCGGGGACTCGTCCGTGCGCGGCATCGTCTCCGTCTCGCTCGGGCTGGTCGCGAAGACCATCGCGGCCTGGGGTGACGAGGACCAGAAGCGCCGCTGGCTGCCGGGGCTCGCGGCGGGGGAGTACGTCGGCTGCTTCGGCCTCACCGAACCCGGCACCGGCTCCGACGCGGGCAACCTCGCCGCCCGCGCGGTCCGCGACGGCGACGACTACCTCGTCAGCGGCACCAAGATGTTCATCACGAACGGCACCTGGGCCGATGTCGTCCTGCTCTTCGCCCGCTCCACCGACGCCCCCGGTCACAAGGGGATCTCCGCCTTCCTCGTCCCCACCGACACTCCCGGCCTGACCCGCCGCCCCCTTCACGGCAAGCTCGGCCTGCGTGGCCAGGCCACCGCCGAACTGGTCCTCGAGGACGTCCGCGTCCCCGCCTCCGCGATGCTCGGCCCGGAGGGCAAGGGCTTCACCGTCGCCATGTCGGCGCTCGCCAAGGGCCGGATGTCGGTCGCGGCCGGCTGTGTCGGGATCGCCCAGGCCGCACTCGACACGGCGGTCCGGTACGCCACCGAGCGCGAGCAGTTCGGCAAGACCATCGCCCGTCACCAGCTCGTCCAGGAACTCATCAGCGACATCGCCGTCGATGTCGACGCCGCCCGCCTGCTCACCTGGCGCGTCGCCGACCTCGTCGACCGGGGGCAGCCTTTCGCCACCGAGGCGAGCAAGGCCAAGCTCTTCGCCTCCGAAGCCGCCGTGCGCGCCGCGAACAACGCGCTCCAGATCTTCGGCGGCTACGGCTACATCGACGAGTACCCGGCCGGCAAGCTACTGCGCGACGCCCGCGTGATGACCCTCTACGAAGGCACCAGCCAGATACAGAAGCTGCTCATCGGGCGGGCGCTGACGGGAGTGTCGGCGTTCTGA
- a CDS encoding YiaA/YiaB family inner membrane protein — protein sequence MSETPVKQQSTAAFYGQAVVSFAVAMAATTVGIYNLDADVWVRSFLAIAVLYLVTSSFTLAKVIRDRQEAGQIVSRVDQARLEKLLAEHDPFEKL from the coding sequence ATGAGTGAGACACCGGTCAAGCAGCAGAGCACGGCGGCCTTCTACGGCCAGGCCGTCGTGTCCTTCGCCGTCGCCATGGCGGCCACCACCGTCGGCATCTACAACCTGGATGCCGACGTCTGGGTCCGTTCCTTCCTGGCCATCGCCGTCCTCTACCTGGTGACCTCGTCCTTCACCCTGGCCAAGGTGATCCGCGACCGGCAGGAGGCCGGGCAGATCGTCAGCCGCGTGGACCAGGCCCGACTGGAGAAGCTCCTCGCGGAACACGACCCCTTCGAGAAGCTCTGA
- a CDS encoding TetR/AcrR family transcriptional regulator, whose translation MSTAEETAGGEPQPWGEVNPDAARRLLVAAVEAFAERGYHATTTRDIASRAGMSPAALYIHYKTKEELLHRISRIGHEKALDVLRTAAAGEGGPADRLAEAVRSFVRWHAGQHTVARVVQYELDALGPDARAEIVTLRRENDAAVRGIIEDGVAAGDFDVPDVRGTTIAVLSLCIDVARWFNANGPRTPDEVGALYADLVLRMVGARK comes from the coding sequence ATGAGTACGGCGGAGGAGACGGCCGGCGGCGAGCCGCAGCCGTGGGGCGAGGTCAACCCGGACGCGGCCCGGCGGCTGCTGGTGGCCGCCGTGGAGGCCTTCGCCGAGCGGGGCTACCACGCCACGACGACCCGCGACATCGCGAGCCGCGCGGGCATGAGCCCCGCGGCTCTGTACATCCACTACAAGACCAAGGAAGAGCTGCTCCACCGGATCAGCCGCATCGGTCACGAGAAGGCCCTCGACGTCCTGCGCACGGCGGCAGCGGGCGAGGGCGGTCCGGCCGACCGCCTCGCCGAGGCCGTGCGATCCTTCGTCCGCTGGCACGCCGGGCAGCACACCGTCGCCCGCGTCGTCCAGTACGAACTCGACGCCCTCGGCCCCGACGCCCGCGCCGAGATCGTCACCCTCCGCCGCGAGAACGACGCGGCCGTCCGCGGCATCATCGAGGACGGCGTCGCCGCCGGCGACTTCGACGTCCCGGACGTACGCGGCACGACCATCGCCGTTCTCTCCCTGTGCATCGACGTGGCCCGCTGGTTCAACGCGAACGGCCCCCGCACCCCCGACGAGGTCGGTGCCCTGTACGCGGACCTCGTCCTGCGGATGGTCGGCGCGAGGAAGTAA
- a CDS encoding MaoC family dehydratase: MAEPRIFTSAEELKAAVGEQLGHSDWLEVGQERIDLFAEATGDHQWIHVDPEKAAAGPFGTTIAHGYLTLSLLPLLVPQILRVDNVRMGVNYGTNKVRFPAPVPVGSRLRATATLQDVTEVGGGVQVTAAVVVEREGGGKPVCVAESLSRYYF, encoded by the coding sequence ATGGCAGAGCCGAGGATCTTCACGTCCGCCGAGGAACTCAAGGCGGCGGTGGGCGAGCAGCTGGGTCACAGCGACTGGCTGGAGGTCGGCCAGGAGCGGATCGACCTGTTCGCGGAGGCCACCGGCGACCACCAGTGGATCCATGTCGATCCCGAGAAGGCCGCGGCCGGCCCCTTCGGTACGACCATCGCCCACGGCTATCTGACCCTGTCGCTGCTGCCCCTCCTGGTTCCCCAGATCCTCAGGGTCGACAACGTCAGGATGGGCGTCAACTACGGGACCAACAAGGTCCGCTTCCCCGCGCCGGTACCGGTGGGTTCCCGTCTGCGTGCCACGGCGACCCTCCAGGACGTCACCGAGGTGGGCGGCGGCGTCCAGGTCACCGCCGCGGTCGTCGTGGAGCGCGAGGGCGGGGGCAAGCCGGTGTGTGTGGCGGAGTCGCTGTCCCGGTACTACTTCTGA